The following nucleotide sequence is from Dialister pneumosintes.
CTCCGCCAACATCAATACCTTCATCCCAATCAAGCCCCAACCATTTCATTGCTTCTTTAATATTTTCCTCTGATTCTCGAGAAGAACGAGCTAAATCAGTGTCTTCAATACGTACAAGAAATGTTCCATTTGTATGCTTAGCTACTAACCAATTAAAAAGAGCAGAACGTGCTCCCCCAATATGAAACGGTCCTGTAGGACTTGGTGCAAAGCGAACTCTAATTTTTTCTGTCATTTTCTAATTCCTCCGATAAAGTAACGCATTGGCAATAACAGCAATGGCTTTCCCTGCTCCAATAGCATCCATTTTTTCTTTTGTAGTTGCTTTTATACCAATAGATTCTATATGTATACACATTACATCTGCAAGAACTTTTTTAATCTCTTCTATATGGGCTGCTAATTTTGGTTTTTGCGCAATAATTGTAGTATCAATATTTCCTATTTCATACCCGGCTTCTCTAATTTTCTGCATAACTTGTTCTAACAATTTTATACTGGATACATTTTTAAATTTAGAATCTGTATCCGGAAAAAAATGTCCAATATCAGGAAATCCTGCAGCACCTAAAAGTGCATCCATAATAGCATGTGTTAAAACATCTGCATCAGAATGTCCTAATAAGCCAAAAGTATCTGAAATTTTTACACCACCAAGAATTAACGGTCTTGCATCACACAACTGATGTATATCATACCCCTGACCAATCCGAAAATCAATTTTCTCGTTTTTTAAAGAAGTTTTCAATCTATCAATATCCTCCTTTACAGTGATTTTATAGTACTCTTCTCGTCCGATCATTGTTGTTACAGGAATACCTTGCTCTTCAAATAATGAAACATCATCTGTAAATAATTTTCTCTCCATAACTGAGTGGATAACGGTTCTAAATAAAGGTGCATAAAATCCTTGAGGTGTTTGTGCTCTAAACAATTGACTTCTATCAAGAGTTTCTTTTACAATTCCCCTTTCAGATATTTTTTTTATTGTATCTATGCAAGGAATTCCGACTACAATAGCAGGAGTCGATTCGCTTATTTTATTTAAAACCTTATCAATACATTTTCCATCTACAAGTGGCCTTGCACCATCATGAACAATAATCTTTTCTGTTTGTGGAGAAACAAGCTTAAGTCCATTATAAACCGATGCTTGACGTGTATTCCCACCTATCGCAATGTGAAATAGGATATTCGAATTAAAAGACCGGATAATTGATTCAAATTCCGGTCTTTCTCGCTCTTGTACAACTACGATAATTTCATTTAAAAGTTGACTAGTAAGTATATGTTGTAAAGAATGCCAAAAAATAGGTTTCCCTTGTACTTTGATTAGCATTTTATTAATTGCAGCACCAACACGTTGCCCTTTCCCTGCTGCTAAAAGTATCATGCTATTCATTGTTCAGAACTCTCCATTTCTGCAAAAATCATTCTTCCTGCTGAAGTTTGAAGAACCGATGCAATAACCACAGCTACATCCTTGCCTATAGAATCTCCACCATTTTCTACAACAATCATAGTGCCATCATCAAGATAGGCAACCCCTTGCCCATTTTCTTTCCCATGCTTGATTAATTGAACAAATAGTTTTTCACCAGGAATAACGACAGGTTTTAATGCACCCGCCAAATCATTAATGTTAAGTACTTGCACTTCTTGTAATTCTGCCACTTTATTTAAATTATAATCATTAGTAATAATTTGATAGCCTCTTTTTCTTGCAAGTCGAATTAATTTAGAGTCCACTTCTGTTATATCTTCAAAATCATCTGCAACAATAGTAAAATTATCTTTACGAATTTTACGCATCTTATTTAAAATATCTAACCCTCGCCTACCTCTATTTCTTTTAAGTAAATCAGATGAGTCTGCTATTTTTTGCAACTCTTCCAAAACAAATACAGGCACTATTATTTTACCTTCTAAAAAACCGGTTTCACGAATATCCGCTACGCGACCATCAATAATGACACTGGTATCCAATAACTTCCCCTTAGTAACATCATTATCAGCTATTGCTTTATCAGTGTTTCCCGGTCGCAATCGAATCCAATCTGATATTTCCCCTTGCTTAATAATAGACATATGCATGCCTACATACCCTAATAATATACTAAGTACTATAGAAATGTAGGGGCCAATATAAGGAATATTCTCAAAAGCCGCTCCTACTAAATTAGCAATAATTAAACCGATAAAAAGCCCAACAGTACCAAGTAAAAGGTTTTGAATAGATATTTCGGATAAAGATTTTTCAATATATGCAGTTAATAAGAAAATAAAACGATTTAAATACGGAGCTACTAAAACTCCTGCTACGGCGCCAACCATACCACTCAAAATCATCATTCCTAAAGATAACGCACTAATTCCCCACACGGTTTCTGTTAGTAAGGTTTTAGGAATATATGCAGTCATTAATTGAGCCGGTTGTGCTCCTGCTACAATGCCTAAGATGGCAAATAGCAAGATAAAAATCATATTTAATATTTTTTCCGGCATACGCTAATCTCCATATAACTTTTATTTTGATTATTGAATATATATATATATTCAATATATAAAGTATATTATCACACCCATAATTTTCTTGCTATACATAGAGCAATAAATTATCGGTATTTTATTTACTTCGCAATCCTTCCATTAATTGAACTACTTCTGAAAGTTTATCAACAAAAATAGTTTTTATGAGATGATTTTTAGAATGTGTGAAAAAATTCTCTATCTCCATTTTATTGCCTAGTGGACAAATAAAAGTAGTATTCCCCATCTTGATTGCTTCTTTAATCCTTGTAGTGATATGAGATACAGGTAAAATTTCACCGGTAAGACTTATTTCTCCCAATGCAATAATATGAGAAGGAATAGATATATCCCATTGAGAAGAAACAATAGCCATTGCAGTTGCTAAATCAGCAGCTGTTTCTTGTACTCTAAATCCACTTGCCACATTCACATATACATCTTTAGTAGAAAATGGTAGTTTTGTCCGTTTTTCCAATACTGCCAACAATACAATCATACGATTATAGTCATATCCTACACTAATACGTCGAGGAATATTTAAAACAGAGTGTACTGATAATGCTTGTATTTCTACCATAATCGCACGCTGTCCTTCCATGCAAGGTGTTATAACACTTCCTGCAACCGGTTCTTCTTTTTTTCTTACAAGATACTCTGATGGATTAGTAATCTCTCTAAGACCTTTTTCTTCC
It contains:
- the ispD gene encoding 2-C-methyl-D-erythritol 4-phosphate cytidylyltransferase, with amino-acid sequence MNSMILLAAGKGQRVGAAINKMLIKVQGKPIFWHSLQHILTSQLLNEIIVVVQERERPEFESIIRSFNSNILFHIAIGGNTRQASVYNGLKLVSPQTEKIIVHDGARPLVDGKCIDKVLNKISESTPAIVVGIPCIDTIKKISERGIVKETLDRSQLFRAQTPQGFYAPLFRTVIHSVMERKLFTDDVSLFEEQGIPVTTMIGREEYYKITVKEDIDRLKTSLKNEKIDFRIGQGYDIHQLCDARPLILGGVKISDTFGLLGHSDADVLTHAIMDALLGAAGFPDIGHFFPDTDSKFKNVSSIKLLEQVMQKIREAGYEIGNIDTTIIAQKPKLAAHIEEIKKVLADVMCIHIESIGIKATTKEKMDAIGAGKAIAVIANALLYRRN
- a CDS encoding PIN/TRAM domain-containing protein produces the protein MPEKILNMIFILLFAILGIVAGAQPAQLMTAYIPKTLLTETVWGISALSLGMMILSGMVGAVAGVLVAPYLNRFIFLLTAYIEKSLSEISIQNLLLGTVGLFIGLIIANLVGAAFENIPYIGPYISIVLSILLGYVGMHMSIIKQGEISDWIRLRPGNTDKAIADNDVTKGKLLDTSVIIDGRVADIRETGFLEGKIIVPVFVLEELQKIADSSDLLKRNRGRRGLDILNKMRKIRKDNFTIVADDFEDITEVDSKLIRLARKRGYQIITNDYNLNKVAELQEVQVLNINDLAGALKPVVIPGEKLFVQLIKHGKENGQGVAYLDDGTMIVVENGGDSIGKDVAVVIASVLQTSAGRMIFAEMESSEQ